One Diospyros lotus cultivar Yz01 chromosome 1, ASM1463336v1, whole genome shotgun sequence genomic window carries:
- the LOC127806093 gene encoding protein disulfide-isomerase SCO2 — translation MLPLNPSSLFLTSKSPFLSFPSLSPLSSVATTTATVRCQAADLPGGQRWFFNSPAAAAESFGIPRVNPDSDDAAGERRVASSKKHTKVNAKEKRWSRNGESYLADDGDALPLPMTYPNSSPVSPDEIDRRLSCDPQVQDCKEVVYEWTGKCRSCQGSGFVSYYNKRGKEVVCKCIPCLGIGYVQKITARKDIEVMEDLDNGKPPSPK, via the exons ATGTTGCCTTTAAACCCTAGCTCACTCTTTCTTACCTCAAAATCCCCATTCCTCTCATTCCCTTCTCTCTCGCCTCTTTCTTCCGTCGCCACAACCACCGCCACCGTCCGTTGCCAAGCCGCCGACCTCCCCGGCGGTCAGCGGTGGTTCTTCAATTCGCCGGCGGCTGCAGCAGAGTCCTTCGGCATCCCCCGCGTAAACCCTGACTCCGACGATGCAGCTGGAGAGAGGCGAGTTGCGAGTAGCAAAAAGCACACGAAGGTGAATGCGAAAGAGAAGCGTTGGTCGCGTAACGGAGAGAGCTACTTGGCCGACGACGGCGACGCTCTTCCTCTTCCCATGACGTATCCGAACTCGTCGCCGGTTTCGCCCGACGAAATTGATCGTCGACTCAGTTGCGATCCTCAAGTCCAG GACTGTAAGGAAGTGGTGTATGAATGGACTGGGAAGTGTCGAAGTTGCCAAGGATCAGGATTTGTCAGTTATTATAATAAAAGAGGGAAGGAGGTTGTCTGCAAATGCATACCTTGCCTTGGAATTG GTTATGTGCAGAAGATAACGGCACGCAAGGATATTGAGGTGATGGAGGATTTGGATAATGGAAAGCCACCGTCAcccaaataa
- the LOC127806068 gene encoding probable LRR receptor-like serine/threonine-protein kinase PAM74, with amino-acid sequence MAVHVFLLWLVSIPLLVHAVHPPPRGFLLNCGSSEEVKHGALKFVPDDSFVFVGNKSTIKEPDVDPILSTLRYFPDNSSRKHCYVFPAIKEGKFLIRTTYYYGGFDGGKEPPVFDQIIDGTKWSTVNTTEDYANGLSSYYEIIVTAHAKTLSLCLARNGNTISSPFISAVEVYALENSLYNATDFVSYGLATVARNSFGYGGDPISFPDDQFNRLWQPFKDENPVVSTRSNITSAEFWNMPPEKALTSALTNSRGKTLTIKWPPFPLPQSNYYIALYFQDNRNPGPYSWRVFNVAVNGKEFYRELNVSASGVTVYSPQWPLSGQTEIVLTPVSDASVGPVINAGEIFQIMRVQGRTLTRDVMALEQISRGFNYPPSDWHGDPCLPKKLQWTGLECSYRGKYARVIALNLTGVGVGGQLSGSIDDLTAIRSIWLGGNKIKGLFPNMTALKSLESLHLDNNQLQGQIPKSLEQLPRLRELFVQGNNLEGTIPTHLGMRTGMNLQYSPGNEKLIYVKIMDQTQAG; translated from the exons ATGGCCGTTCATGTCTTCCTCCTGTGGCTCGTCAGCATCCCCCTCCTTGTCCATGCCGTTCATCCGCCACCTAGAG GCTTCCTGCTGAACTGCGGCTCATCGGAGGAGGTAAAACACGGTGCTTTGAAATTCGTTCCCGACGACAGCTTCGTCTTCGTCGGAAACAAATCAACCATCAAAGAACCAGATGTAGATCCTATATTGTCCACATTGAGATATTTCCCGGACAATTCGTCGAGAAAACACTGTTACGTGTTTCCTGCGATAAAAGAGGGCAAGTTTCTCATCAGAACTACGTATTACTACGGAGGCTTCGACGGCGGGAAGGAGCCGCCGGTGTTCGATCAGATCATCGACGGCACCAAGTGGAGCACCGTCAACACCACCGAGGACTACGCGAACGGGCTCAGCTCGTACTACGAGATCATCGTCACCGCCCACGCCAAGACGCTGAGCTTGTGCCTGGCTCGAAACGGAAACACGATTTCGAGCCCTTTCATCTCCGCCGTTGAGGTTTATGCTCTAGAAAACTCGCTCTATAACGCCACTGATTTTGTCTCCTATGGACTGGCCACTGTCGCTAGAAATAGCTTTGGCTAtggcggggatcccatcag TTTCCCGGACGACCAATTCAACCGCCTCTGGCAACCGTTCAAGGACGAGAATCCGGTTGTTTCAACCCGAAGCAACATAACTTCGGCAGAATTTTGGAACATGCCGCCGGAAAAAGCCCTGACGAGTGCTCTCACAAACAGCAGGGGGAAGACGTTGACGATCAAGTGGCCGCCATTCCCGCTGCCGCAAAGCAACTACTACATTGCGCTCTACTTCCAGGACAACCGGAACCCCGGCCCCTACAGCTGGAGAGTTTTCAACGTCGCTGTGAACGGAAAGGAGTTCTATAGAGAGCTCAACGTCTCTGCATCAGGCGTCACTGTTTATTCACCACAGTGGCCGTTATCCGGCCAAACTGAGATTGTGCTGACTCCGGTGAGTGATGCCTCGGTTGGGCCGGTGATCAACGCCGGGGAGATCTTCCAGATTATGCGGGTGCAAGGAAGGACTCTCACCAGAGATG TGATGGCTTTGGAACAAATATCAAGAGGCTTTAACTACCCACCTTCAGATTGGCATGGCGATCCCTGTCTGCCCAAGAAGTTGCAATGGACCGGACTTGAATGTTCTTATCGTGGAAAATATGCCCGAGTTATTGCTCT AAATCTGACGGGCGTCGGTGTAGGCGGGCAGCTCTCAGGAAGCATAGATGATTTAACGGCAATTCGGAGCAT TTGGCTCGGGGGCAATAAAATCAAAGGCTTATTCCCAAATATGACCGCCTTGAAGTCTCTTGAATCTCT GCATCTCGACAATAACCAGCTTCAAGGACAAATCCCCAAGTCTCTTGAGCAACTTCCTCGACTTCGCGAATT GTTTGTTCAAGGAAACAACCTAGAAGGAACGATACCCACGCACTTGGGTATGAGGACGGGCATGAACCTTCA GTATTCCCCTGGAAATGAAAAGttgatttatgttaaaattatgGATCAGACGCAGGCTGGATGA
- the LOC127795136 gene encoding uncharacterized protein LOC127795136 codes for MKVFEVDGGTLSLTLFTDVTNSRELLDLMQAGTLEPEVAFLNASLIPDVFPILAAAHKTLLAKQRESLKTRTIHSELVYNYSGSKHITESLKRCGISESSTYILVARFGASVDEMEAIKKLIKGKEIDMEELLGRANQTQIQKHYKIPGPELGLSTLEDAITCRIAARDAL; via the exons ATGAAGGTTTTCGAGGTCGACGGaggcactctctctctcaccctcttCACGGATGTCACAAACTCCAG AGAACTACTGGACTTGATGCAAGCTGGAACCCTGGAACCAGAAGTGGCATTTCTTAATGCATCATTG ATCCCAGATGTCTTCCCTATTCTAGCAGCTGCACATAAGACGCTTCTGGCCAAGCAACGAGAATCCTTGAAAACACGCACCATTCATTCTGAGCTTGTCTACAATTATTCAGGCTCCAAGCAT ATCACAGAATCCTTGAAAAGGTGTGGCATCTCTGAAAGCTCTACTTACATCCTCGTGGCTCGTTTTGGTGCTTCTGTTGATGAG ATGGAAGCCATCAAGAAACTAATCAAGGGTAAGGAGATTGATATGGAGGAGTTGCTAGGGAGAGCAAACCAAACCCAGATACAAAAG CATTACAAAATACCTGGCCCGGAATTGGGTTTGTCCACCCTGGAAGATGCTATTACATGCAGGATTGCTGCCCGGGATGCATTGTGA
- the LOC127795127 gene encoding ethylene-responsive transcription factor ERF109 yields the protein MHSPMQHKPTKRVRHRGASTNHPPPPPPTPPQPPRITPEQEAAVMVAALKSVIAGVHDLRLLPPGQDSASTSGAADQMGTFLPIPGYPDTCQFCKIKGCLGCNFFQPSQEEEKGVDACDQKKKRTYRGVRRRPWGKWAAEIRDPRRSARVWLGTFGTAEEAARAYDKAAVEFRGPRAKLNFSFPDGTSPSSSQSLSSPEWPQQQENKMKDEAVTEIETETSKERKEALEVNGEVEIEEWMMMMTMDLNGDSSSKEQ from the exons ATGCACTCCCCCATGCAGCATAAGCCAACCAAAAGAGTCCGACACCGCGGAGCTTCCACGAACCACCCCCCACCGCCTCCGCCAACGCCACCGCAGCCTCCCCGTATCACACCTGAGCAAGAGGCCGCCGTCATGGTCGCTGCCCTCAAGAGTGTCATTGCAGGCGTGCATGACTTGAGGCTGCTGCCACCCGGCCAGGACAGCGCCTCCACCAGCGGCGCCGCCGACCAGATGGGCACGTTCTTGCCCATTCCCGGATACCCCGACACGTGTCAGTTCTGCAAGATTAAGGGTTGTTTGGGCTGCAACTTTTTCCAGCCAAGTCAAGAGGAGGAGAAGGGAGTCGACGCCTGTgatcagaaaaagaaaagaacgtACAGAGGGGTGAGGAGGCGGCCATGGGGGAAGTGGGCGGCGGAGATTCGCGACCCCCGGCGTTCGGCGAGGGTGTGGCTGGGGACGTTCGGGACGGCGGAGGAGGCTGCTAGGGCTTACGACAAGGCCGCCGTTGAATTCCGCGGGCCTAGAGCCAAGCTCAATTTTTCGTTCCCTGACGGCACGTCTCCGTCGTCCAGCCAGAGCCTAAGCTCGCCGGAATGGCCGCAACAGCAGGAAAATAAGATGAAGGACGAAGCCGTGACAGAGATAGAGACGGAAACGAGCAAGGAAAGGAAGGAAGCGTTGGAGGTGAATGGAGAGGTAGAGATTGAAGagtggatgatgatgatgactaTGGATTTGAACGGTGATTCTAGTAGTAAG GAGCAATAA